CAGCGTCTTAAAGAAAAAGACTATAGGATAATGTTTAACAGAGCCGGCGTCTACGGATGTGCAGGACTCACAAATTAAAGAAAGGTAAAAAGATTATGAAGAAGATTATGGTATTAGCAGTAGCTATGTTTGCAATGGCAACAGCTACTTTCGCAGCAGATGAGGAGACAAATGCAACAGCAGCTTACAACATGAATATTAAGATGTCTAGCTTGGCAGATGCTTTGAGCTTGAACATCGACCAGGTAGAGGCTGTAGCTGATGTACACAAGAACTTCACCGCAGACATGATGAATGCTGCAACAGCAAAGGGTGAGGAACGTTCTGCAATGATTGACAAGGCAGTTTTGAAGGATCTCAAGTACATGCACGTTATCTTGGACAACAGTCAGTATCGTAAGTACGTGATGCTTCTCAACACAACCCTTATCAACCGTGGTTTGAAGTAATCATCTTTTTATAGATGAGAAAAATAAGAGAGAGATTTAAAATAAGAATCCCAGTCGAGGTTTTATCCTGACTGGGATTTTTTTTGCCTTTGGGCCTTCAGCCCGTACTTAACCCACTTGCTAAACTTAGCTTCCTGATATGCGAAAGTTCAGATAACTTGATAATCAGTCAATATCTATTAATTGGAAATGCTTGTTGAAGGTCAAATCCAATCCGTTAGCCAGTTCTACCTCGTATTCATTCTTGCTCATTTCAATCTTCTTTACCGCTTGCGCTGGATAATTCTTCTTCAGGTAGTTTCTGATGGCCTGCGGAATCAACTTGGCTGGCACTTTTCCCTGCTTGCAGTCAATCTCTGTGAGATTGCCTTTCTTATCAAATTCCAGCTTGGTTCCGTTCTGAAGAACCACATCATAGCTCTTGTTAATAACCCCCGTCTCAATGGTAGCAAGTATCACCTTCTGACCATTGAAATGCTGGCTGAGTAAGGTCTGAGCCTTGGCAGGAAGTGCATTTACAGAGATAGGCTTGTCGTTGTCCGCATTCGCCACCATATTGCATGAAACCATGCAGCAGATGGCAATCATCAAAATTCGCAAAATTCTTTTCATACGCTACAAATTTAAAAATTATAATAACTAACTGAACTTTCGCATATAGGGAAGTTCAGTTATTTCAATTTACTCCTTTACGATTTCTTTTCCTGCTGCCTGCCAGCCTATAAAGCCGGAATCGAGTTCTATTACCTGATAGCCGTTCTTTGTCAATATAGCTGCGGCATTTTTGCTTCGCTTGCCGCTTCGGCAGTTCACGGCGATAGTCTTGCTTTTGGGAAGAGTGGCAGCGGCCTTCTGCTCGAAGTCTGATTTCAGTACGTCAATGTTGATTGCCCCACGAATATGCCCATTGGCAAACTCCTCTGCGGTTCGTACATCGAGACGGATTACTGCGGTGTCAGCGATGGCTTTCTCATAGTCATCTGCCGACAGACTCTTATAGCCCTTATTTTGCGCCTGACAAGAAGACAGGCTTGATAGCATGGTTATAATGCTCATGATAAATATTTTCTTCATTCTTTAATCTTTTAATAATTATGCGCCTTTAATCTAGGAGGATAAGCCATGCTCAACCCCCTACATTCTTGCAATATATCTGCAAAAATACAAAAAATATTCAGAAAGTTGATGATATGGATGGATTTTGTTAGCCGGGCGAACTCGATTTAACCTTATTTATACGATAGAGGGATGTTTTGATAATCTGAAATCCTTAATGACCGGAAATGACCGTGACCGGAAATGACCGGAATCTTAGGGGTTTGAAAATGATAATGACCCTTAATGACTTTGACCCTTCATGACCGGCTGAACCCCCTCTCGCCCTGAAGGGGCAGAAGCTCCTAGCCCAGGGTAGCACCCTGGGTAAATACGGACGCAAACAAGTCGCCCTGTAAGGGCAAAAGCTTTTAAATATCAGGTAATTTATAAAGCTTTTGCCCCTACAGGGCGACCTTTTGTTTTTATCCCATGCAGCTCGTTACTCCGAGCGTAGTAGCGATAGCGGTCAGAATGCTGATGGCTATCTGCAGAATCGTTTTCCAAGTGTTCGCTTTCATTTTTTTGAATGTTGAATGTTGAATGTTGAATGTTGAATTTTTTGTGGGCGGATAGGCTGGGCTAGGGGCTAGCACCCTAGCCAGTCTATCCTTGGGCTATTCAAGGCCGTCGCCAGTATCGCCAGTGCTGCCGCCTGATTCAGAGCCTTGGCCTTCGCTGCCAGTCTGACCGGTGTTTGAACCGCCTGGGGTAGAACCGCCTGGCGTATTATCCGGAGTAGTTGGGGCGTTGAGTTCAACGTTGGTCTTACCCTCCTTCTTTGCCTGGTTGATGCGTGACATAGCCTAGTTGATTTCCAGAAGATTTGCGTTCACGCTACGCATTACGATGCTGTAATTAATCATAGTTGTTTGTAGTATGTTTAGAGTCCTTTGTTTTGCAACTCCCCAGAACGCCCCGTTCCTGCCGTTTTCGGGGTCTTCATTGATGACCGGCGCCTGCCATCATTTATGACCCGTGTTGGTCTTAAGAGAAGACCGGCTTCAGGCACAAAAGGCTGTTCTTTCGATTGCCGGTGCAAAGATACAACATTTTCGGGCAGAATACAAGCTTTCACCCTGACTTTCTATGCGAGAAAGGCTATAAGTAGCTGCAATACAATAAGTTATATTGATTTTCTATCTGAACTTTATTGCAGAAACAATCAGCAATGGAAAAGTAAGGATGAAAAACAAGCGTGTCATTAAGGGTCAGTGTCATTAAGGGTCATTTAGAAAAATGAAAGTGTCATTTTGAGCTATAGTATATATAAATATTTATTTATATATATACTATAGGGATTTTTCTCCCCCGAAAATGAAAATGACCCTTAATGACCTTGACCCTTAATGACACGCAAGATGAACTTGTGAGTTTTACCTGATATAGATCTGGCGTATGTCTGAATGTGTTGGTTGTTAGTGTGTTATGTGTATTTTGTTATATTCATACTCTAATATTTTGTGTATAATAATTATCTATATATTAAGTCGTTTTAGTTAGCTGATATGTTGTTCGATTCTACATTTTTATCCTTGTTTCCTGTTGCATTTTGTCAAAAATACGTCATATTAGAGGCGCATTTAATGTCCGAGGAGGGGCATTTTTTACCCTAGGAGAGGGGGTAATATACCTTCCTAACCCCCATATTTTGCATTTTTCCGTTAAATAACGTGATGAAATTCTTTGGTTGCCAACTTTTTATTATCTTTGGTAGTGATTGATAAAATATTGACGTAGTAATAGTTCGGAAAGCTAGAAACTACATAATAACAATACTAATATGAGAAGGGATAACCTATTGTTATATAACTATTTAGTATGTATATTTTGTGTGTGAAGCGAATCCTGTATGTTGTGTTATGAATGGAATATATATTTACTTTTCAAATCATAGCATTCGCTTTTTATGCATTCTTCCAATACCTGTTTTCAGCGATGAAAAACGGAAAAATTAGAGTTTTCTGATTACATAAACCCCTTTTTTAGCCCATGAATAGCTGATTTTGCACTTTAATTTATGACCTCATCGAGCAGCTGAAGGAGGAATATCCATTAGCCACGATTCATGGTCATAATGAATTTGCCAACAAAGCCTGCCCCTGCTTTAATGTGAAGAAGGAGTGGGGCTAACAGATAGGGAACGCACTGCGTTCCCTATTTTCGTTATCTATTATTTCCAGATGCAACATGTGGATGTTGCTGATAGTATAGCTTTCTCTTGGATTTTTGGCTAAATGATATGCTAAATAATAATAAAATTGCTGCAAAGTAAGTCTGTTTTCAAAATTTTCAATTATCTTTGCTGATTGCAATAAAATAGATAAAAGATATTAATCGAATAAAAGGCGTGTTGGTTATCAATATGTAACCACCGATTTGTATTATCTAAAAACTAAGGATTATGGCAAAGATAAAAGTTGAAAATACAGAAATATCTGTTGTTAATGTTCAAAATGAGGATTATATCTCTCTGACAGATATGGCACATAGCCAAATGCAAGAGCATATTATTTTCAGATGGATGAGCCTCAAAAGTACAATAGAATACCTCGGTGAATGGGAAAAGCTATATAATCCGAATTTTAATTGTACCGAATTCGATACAATTAAAAATGCAGCAGGAAGCAACAACTTCGTGCTTTCTGTAAAGGCATGGATTCAAAGAACAGGTGCAATAGGCATCATGGCAAAAGCTGGCCGATATGGTGGAACTTATGCTCATCGAGACATTGCGTACCACTTTGGAATGTGGATTAGTCCTCGTTTCCAGCTTTTGTTGGTAAAAGAGTATCAACGTCTTAAAGCTGATGAGCAGAAACAATTGTCATGGTCTGCCAAGCGGGAACTATCAAAGATAAACTATCGCATTCACACGGATGCTATCAAAGTAAATCTCATTCCTGCGGAAGTGACTCGTGAGCAAGCTGCCATGAAATATGCTGATGAAGCGGATGTACTCAACATAGCCATGTTCGGCATGACTGCGAAACAATGGCGTGAGCAGAATCCCGACAAGAAAGGCAACATTCGTGACTATGCCAGTATTAATG
This Segatella copri DSM 18205 DNA region includes the following protein-coding sequences:
- a CDS encoding KilA-N domain-containing protein gives rise to the protein MAKIKVENTEISVVNVQNEDYISLTDMAHSQMQEHIIFRWMSLKSTIEYLGEWEKLYNPNFNCTEFDTIKNAAGSNNFVLSVKAWIQRTGAIGIMAKAGRYGGTYAHRDIAYHFGMWISPRFQLLLVKEYQRLKADEQKQLSWSAKRELSKINYRIHTDAIKVNLIPAEVTREQAAMKYADEADVLNIAMFGMTAKQWREQNPDKKGNIRDYASINELICLSNMENLNAVFINDGMAQSERLIKLNQIAIQQMKILEDTGGRNLLK
- a CDS encoding smalltalk protein, which gives rise to MKANTWKTILQIAISILTAIATTLGVTSCMG
- a CDS encoding rhodanese-like domain-containing protein; amino-acid sequence: MKKIFIMSIITMLSSLSSCQAQNKGYKSLSADDYEKAIADTAVIRLDVRTAEEFANGHIRGAINIDVLKSDFEQKAAATLPKSKTIAVNCRSGKRSKNAAAILTKNGYQVIELDSGFIGWQAAGKEIVKE
- a CDS encoding PepSY-like domain-containing protein, producing MKRILRILMIAICCMVSCNMVANADNDKPISVNALPAKAQTLLSQHFNGQKVILATIETGVINKSYDVVLQNGTKLEFDKKGNLTEIDCKQGKVPAKLIPQAIRNYLKKNYPAQAVKKIEMSKNEYEVELANGLDLTFNKHFQLIDID